The genome window ACTTCGTCCAGGGCGGTGCGGGCGAATGCTACATCGCGGGCGGCGTGGAAAGCGCGAGCCGGTCGCCGTTTCCGCATCGGGCGCGGTTCGCGCCGGATGCGTTAGGCGATCCGGAGATGGGCGAGGCGGCGGAACTCGTCGCCGAGAAGTACGGCGTCAGCCGGGAACGCCAGGATGCGCTCGCGCTCGCGAGTTACGAGCGGTCGTGGCGGGCGCACGAGGCTGGCGTGTTCGCGGAGGAGCTTGTGCCCGTCGGCCTCGTCCGGGAGGACGAGGTGTTCGGGCGGAAGCGGGAGATGCGGCGGCTCGTGGAGCGAGCGAAGCCGGTGTTCGTGAGCGGCGGGACGGTGACGGCCGCGAACAGCTGCGGCGTGAACGACGGCGCGGGAGCGGTCGTCGTGATGAGCGAGCGGATGGCGGAGGCGCGCGGGCTGGCGCCGGTGCTGCGGTTCGTCGACAGCGAGGTGACCGGCGTCGATCCGCGCTATCCGGGGATCGCGCCGGTGCCGGCGGTACGCCGGTTGTTGGCGCGGAACGGGTTGGGTGTGAACGAGATCGACCAGGTGGAATTGAATGAGGCATTTGCGGCGAAGGTGGCCGCGTGCGTGCAGGAGCTTGGGCTGCGGGAAGACCGGTTGAACGTGCACGGCGGTGCGATTGCCATCGGCCATCCGTACGGGGCGTCTGGCGCGATATTGGTGACGAGGTTGTATTTCGAGGCGTTGCGGAACCCGGAAACGCAGTATTTTCTTGCGGCGATGGGCAGCGGAGGCGGTATCGGGACGGCGGTGCTGTTTGAAAAGGTTTAACCGCGACTGGCGCGTTTTTTTGTTATAATGAAGGCAGAGTCCAAGGAAAGGATGCGCCGTCTTGATTTTTCATAATTTCGCGTTCGTGGCTGCTTTAATCGGGGTAGTCCTTGCTCAGGTGTTGAAAGTTCCCATTCACCTGGTCGTGGCGAAGAAGTTGAATTGGGGCTTGTTGATCAGCAATGGCGGCATGCCCAGCTCGCATTCCTGCGCGGTAACGGCTCTTGCCGTCTCCGTCGGTCTTCAAACCGGTTTTGAGTCTCCTGTATTTGCCGTTGCGGCGATGTTTGCGATCATCACGATGTTCGATGCCGCAGGCGTTCGCAGGCAGGCCGGAGAACATGCTTCATTGTTGAACCAGCTGCGCAAAGATTTCGCGAATCTGGTGACCGAATTCAAACAATGGCAGGAGAAGCCCGGCTATCAAAAACAGAACGACTTGAAGGAATTGCTCGGTCATAAACCGGCCGAAGTGTATTCCGGCGCCATTCTCGGCATTATTATCGCTTATGTCATGTACTATTGGATTTGGATCGGCGGGTAAATGGAAAAAACCAGGAGCCTCCTGGTTCTTTTTTTGCACAAAAAGTCCTTATTCCAATCTTGGAAAGCAGTGTCCGCAACAGCTCGAAAGGTTCCGGCGGTGTTTATTTTTTAACTGTCGCGCAAGTATTTGTCATGGTCTTTCAAAAATTTCTTCACGCCGAATTCGGACCAGCCTAAACGAAATAAATGTTTGTCTAAATAGTTGGAATCCATTCGAAAAAAATGTTGGTGAAAAGCAAGGTCCGGCACAGCGATCACGACGTTCGACGTCCAAGACTGCAACAAATGAACTTGTTGATTGTCGGCGCCCCATAGAAAGCCTTTCCCTTTCAGGCTGAAGAAGGATCCTTCCTCGCTGTTATAATAGACGGTTCGCATCTTTGCATAAGTCCTTTCTCATCCTTTGCAATATTCGAATAAAAAGATGTGAATGTGTGCGTCGCAAAGGGCTGTTCCGTTGCTTTTACGAATTCTTTCGGCCGGCCGCTAACGTGACGCGCCTTTCCACTTCGCGCAGGATTTCCCGTATTCATAAAAAATGAGACACGAACCCCTCGGACATTTCGGTACGGTTTGAGATGGAATTCCCTATCCCCATTGGATGTTATTTCCTTTCCTGTATAATGATAAGGGGTCAAATGATTTAGGGGGGTCGGTATTTTGAAAAAGAAAGCGATTTGGACCGGTATCATCCTTTTGTTGTTGGTAATAACCGGGGGAGTGTCGTATTATGCCATGAACGCGGTCCTGTACGCGCCGCATGAGCAGACAGGAACGTCAAACACCGAGAAGCCAACCTTAAATGCGGATGAGAACGGCGAAGGTCGCAAGCTCGGATCAGTCGGGAAGATGCAACGGATAAAGAATGGGCGTGTGCAAAGAAATGCTCGGTGGACCGAAGCAGAAATCATGAGGACTTTGCATGAAATGACACATCAAAAGGTGGTGTCTTCCGAAAAGTGGGGCGCGGTACCGATGACGTTGGAAAACGTCAAGGCGATGATCGCGATCGTGCGAAAGCGAAAAGAATCGCTGGAACATTACGCTTTTTACAGGAAGATGTTGAATTCGTGGGAACGGGGAGATTTTAGTCAGGCGGTCGACCAACATAACCTTCTGTGGAAATGGGAAGACGGAACCGTTGGAAGAGCGACGAGGCTCATGAGCCCCGCTGAAGAAAAGCAGTTTGTACGCTCCCGTTTTGGCTCCGTCGACGGTACTTGGCGTTGGTAACGGGCCGGGGATTTATTTCCCTGTCCGTTGTTGCGATAGATTGTTTTGCCGCTTAACTTCTTCGACGTCTGTGTCGCTGTAAATGTTCGTCCCTCGTCCGCCGGTCGTCAGAGCGAGCCATTCTTTCGCTTCGTTATAGGACATTCCGGAATCGGCATTCTTTTTCTTCACTTCTTCAATGTCAGTGCCTGCCACCGTAAATCGTTTTTCGTCTTGAGCCATATGGAAACACCTCCGCATTTTGTAAAATGCGATAAAAACGAGGCGTTTATTCGGACGGCGTTTCGCTCATTAACCCATGCATGTTGCCGTCGGGATCTTTAAAGAACACCATCCACGTTTGCACGCCGTCGATTTCCGCGATGATGTGCGGCTCGTCGACCATCTCTACGTTCCTCTCGACGAGTTTTTCATACGATTGTTGAATCTCTTCGACTCGAAAATAAATAATTGAGCTCGGATGATCGACCTCTTCGTTTTCCGGTTCGCTGATTAACAGGCGCACGCCGCCGCAATCAAAGAAAGCCAAATTCGGAAATTCAAATAAAAACGGGAGTTCGAGCACGTCGCGGTAAAAAGCGACCGCTTGTTTCAAATCATGAACGGGAACGGCAATCTGGCCGATGTTTTTGATACCGATCGTCATTGTTGCTGCACATCCTTTGTCTCGTTTTCTTTATTTTACCTCAGCGTGAGCGAGGCGGCTTGTCCAATCTCACTTTTTTTCGGAATACGCTCGGAGCGCAGCCCGTGTGCCTCCGAAATTTTTTGCTGAAGGCAGATGCGGTTTCGAAGCCGACGGCGAATGCAATATCGGTCACAGCGATATCCTCGTCGGCCAACAGTCGTTTCGCTTCGCGCATCCGAATTTCGCTAAGCTGCTGTGACGGGCTTTTGCCGTGCACCGCCTTATAATTTTTCAACAAATGATTCGCCGAGAGACAGGCGGTTTGAGCGATGGTGTCCAATGTCAACGGTTGAGCATAGCATGCTTCGAGAAAATCGTGCGCGGTTGCGACCCTGCGGTATATTTCTTCCCGCACAGCGGGCCGCATCGCCGGCAGACGCTCGATTTCTTTTTTCGTTTCCATGTGGATCACGAGCATTCGTCTCATGATGTCATGCATGAGCTCGTCGCGGCGTACCTCATCGTTCCGCTCCGTTTTCAGGCGGCGCAACAACATCATCAAGCAGGTATCGTTCGGATACGTTTTTTGAACCCATTCGATTTCTTTGGAAGGCGGACGAAACGGGTCGTCCAGCCCTTGTTCCGCAGTTGAGGCAACAGCATCATGCACTTCGCCGGCGAAACCGTCTTTGAAAAACAGGCAAAACGATTCGACCTCGCGCTCGTCTTCGATTGTGATGGCATAACGGCCGGGATTGAGCAGCAAATAGCGGGTTTCGTCAACTGCATAACAGCCGCCGCCCGCTTCGTAAAAAGCACGTCCATTCGCAAAGGTTTTCAGCGACAAGGCGCCTTCTCCTTCGAAATGATGCGTCTTGCTTTTCGCATGAAGGATGAAATGACTGTCGTGCGTATCCACCGGTTTCACCTGCCTCGTCGTTTTGCACTTATTATAGCGCAAGCGCGGCCGTTTGGCTTCACGATAAGAATTCGGTAGACTACAACTAGAACGAAAAGAGGCGAAGAGGTGCACCATGAACTACGATGTAATCGTGATTGGCGGCGGACCGGCCGGTTTGATGGCTTCGGTTGCGGCAGCGGAATCGGGCGCCGGCGTGCTGCTGCTTGAAAAGGGAAACAAACTTGGACGAAAACTGGCCATCTCCGGCGGCGGCCGCTGCAACGTGACGAACCGGAAACCGATCGCCGAATTGGTTAAATTCATTCCGGGGAACGGCAAATTTTTGTACGGAGCCTTCTCCCGCTTTGACAACGAGGCGATCATCGCTTTTTTCGAACAGCTAGGCATCTCGCTCAAGGAAGAAGATCGCGGCCGCATGTTCCCTGTATCGGACAGTGCGAAATCGGTTGTCGATGCGTTGCTGCGCAAAATGGACGAGCTAGGTGTTCAAGCGCGAACAAATACGCCGGTCGAAGACGTGTTGTACGCAGGAGGTGCGGTAAAAGGGGTGCGGCTGCGAACAGGAGAAGAAATCCGCTCGAAGAGCGTCATTCTCGCCGCCGGCGGAAAATCCGTGCCGCGAACCGGTTCGACAGGAGATGGTTATGCATGGGCGAGAAAAGCGGGACACACGATTACCGATTTGTATCCGACGGAAGTCCCGTTGGTTTCCGATGATCCGTTTATTCGCAACAAAACCTTGCAAGGGTTGTCGTTGCGCGATGTCGCCGTCAGTGTGCACAATCCGAAAGGGAAAGTGATCAAGACACACCGCTGGGACATGATTTTCACGCATTTCGGTCTTTCCGGACCGGCCGTGCTCCGCTGCAGCCAATACGTCGTCAAAGCGTTAAAAAAATACGAGACGGATGCGATCACGGTATCGATCGACGCGAAACCGGACGAAAAGGAAGAACAGTTGTTTCAGCAGTTGCTGGGGACGGCGAAGCAAGAACCGGCCAAAGCGGTGAAAAACGTTTGGAAACGTGTCGTGCCCGAGCGTTATATGCTCTTTTTGCTTGAGCAGGTGGAGCTGTCGCCGGAAACGACGTTTCCTCAGTTGCCGAAACAGAAAGTTCGGCGATTGGCGGGAATGCTGAAGGCCTTTCCCATTCAGGTGACCGGAACGTTATCGATCGAAAAGGCGTTCATTACCGGAGGCGGCATTTCCTTGAAGGAAGTCGATCCGAAAACGATGGCATCGAAGAAAGCGGAAGGTCTTTATTTTTGCGGGGAAATTCTCGACATTCACGGCTACACCGGCGGCTACAACATCACCGCTGCTTTCGTGACCGGCCATGCCGCCGGGGAAAGCGCAGCAATGCACAGCGAATGACGGAGCAGCCGATGGCTGCTCCGGTGGCTTAACTTTTCTGGCCGAGGCTGTTTTCCGCACGCTTAATCAAATCGCGGACCATGTTTCCGCCAATATTACCTCCGACTTGGCCTGCTTCTTTCGCTTTCAAGTCGCCGTTGTAACCTTTCTTCAACGGCACGCCTTCTTGGCGGGCTACTGCGTACTTTGTGTTTTTCGGCTCGTTTGGATCGACCGGATAACCTTGATCGGCCATGACTTGTTGTTTAAGCTTGTCCATTTCATCCCGTGCCTCAGGCACGAGTATGCGCCTTTTTGCCATGTGGGTGCATCCCTCCTTTATTCTTAACGTATCCTTTTTAAGGGGAGCGTATGAAAGCGATGGTGAAATACGATGGGGAAACATTTGCCGCCAACGATCCGACGGTTGATCGGCGCGCTGCGTATGGAAAAAGAGATCATCGGCGAATCCGGAGCCGAGGTGTACCGCGTCGGAAACCGATATTATTTAAAAGTTCAGCCGTTCGGACTCCCGGAGCCGTTAAGCGAGGAACGCAACAAGTTGGTATGGCTGGACGGAAAGCTGCCAGTGCCGAAAGTCGTCGGTTACGCGGTGGGCGACGATGGCGAGTATTTGCTGACGACCGCCGTCGACGGCGTACATGCCGCATCGCCTGCGGTGGGCGCGGATCCGAAATTCGCAGTGCATGCACTCGCCGCAGGTTTGAAACAGATTCATTCCGTGTCGTTGAAGGCCTGTCCGTTTGATGAAACGTTGACGAGAAAACTGACGCAAGCGAAAGAGCGTGTGATGTGCGGAACCGTCGATGAGACGAATTTTGATGAATCGAGGGCGGGTAAGACGGCGTCGGTGTTGTTGGAGGAACTTGTCGCTTGCCGTCCAGATGAAGAAGACCTTGTTTTCACGCATGGCGATTATTGCATGCCGAACATCTTGCTTAACGAAAACGGGATCAGCGGATTTATTGATTGGGGACGCGCCGGCATCGCAGACCGTTACCAAGATCTAGGACTGGCGGCGCGAAGCATCGTTCGCAATTACGGGGAATCATGGGTCGAGCCGTTCTTTTACCATTACGGCATTGACCGTCCTGAACCGGAAAAAATCGACTATTATCAGCTGTTGGACGAATTTTTTTAAGCAAAGGGTTCGGATGCGGTGCCGGTCAAATGATTCGAATGTTACGCCATTATGGTATACGATAATAAGGGAATCTAAAGCGTGAGAGGAGATGAAGTCGAGAATGGACATCAGACAAACGGTGACGCTGGCCAACGGCGTAGAAATGCCTCAGCTCGGGTTTGGCGTCTATAAAATCGAAGAGGGAAACGAAGTTGAGCATGCGGTGAGCACGGCAATCGAGACGGGCTATCGAAGCATTGACACGGCAGCCTTTTATGACAACGAAATCGGCGTCGGCAAAGCCGTGAAAGCATCGGAAGTGCCTCGGGAAGACTTGTTTATCACGACGAAAGTGTGGAACGACCGCCAAGGTTATGACGAAACGCTTCGCGCCTTTGAAGAAAGCATGAGCAAGCTTGACATGGAATACGTTGATTTATATTTAGTGCATTGGCCGGTTTCCGGGAAGTACAAGGAAACTTGGAAAGCGCTTGAGACGATATACAAAGAAGGACGCGCCAAAGCGATCGGCGTATGTAACTTCAAGATCCACCACCTTGAAGACTTGATGAAAGACAACGAAGTCAATCCGATGGTCAATCAAGTCGAATTCCATCCGCGCCTTTTCCAAAAAGAACTGCTCGACTTTTGCAGCGGCCACGACATTCAGCTGGAAGCATGGGGACCGCTCATGCGCGGGAGGATTCTCGATGATCCGACCTTGATGGCAATCGCCGAACGGCATGGAAAAACACCGGCGCAAGTCGTTTTGCGTTGGGAACTGCAGCTCGGTGTCGTAACGATTCCAAAATCGGTTCGCGATGAAAGAATCAAAAGCAACGCTGACTTGTTCGACTTTGAGTTGAGTGCGAAAGACATGCAGCAAATCGCGGAATTGAACCGAAACGAACGTACCGGTCCGGACCCGGATGATTTTTAAAAGAATCATGAACATCAAAAACTTTCAGAACGCTTCCTTCCTCTTTTCGGGGAAGGATTTTTTTCGT of Bacillales bacterium contains these proteins:
- a CDS encoding acetyl-CoA C-acyltransferase — protein: MHKAVIVRAKRTPIGRKGGLLKNVDVDGLARPVLQHVSAGIEDDVCDVILGNVVGPGGNVARLCALDAGLPLSVTGMTIDRQCSAGLEAIRTACYFVQGGAGECYIAGGVESASRSPFPHRARFAPDALGDPEMGEAAELVAEKYGVSRERQDALALASYERSWRAHEAGVFAEELVPVGLVREDEVFGRKREMRRLVERAKPVFVSGGTVTAANSCGVNDGAGAVVVMSERMAEARGLAPVLRFVDSEVTGVDPRYPGIAPVPAVRRLLARNGLGVNEIDQVELNEAFAAKVAACVQELGLREDRLNVHGGAIAIGHPYGASGAILVTRLYFEALRNPETQYFLAAMGSGGGIGTAVLFEKV
- a CDS encoding divergent PAP2 family protein gives rise to the protein MIFHNFAFVAALIGVVLAQVLKVPIHLVVAKKLNWGLLISNGGMPSSHSCAVTALAVSVGLQTGFESPVFAVAAMFAIITMFDAAGVRRQAGEHASLLNQLRKDFANLVTEFKQWQEKPGYQKQNDLKELLGHKPAEVYSGAILGIIIAYVMYYWIWIGG
- a CDS encoding DUF6241 domain-containing protein → MKKKAIWTGIILLLLVITGGVSYYAMNAVLYAPHEQTGTSNTEKPTLNADENGEGRKLGSVGKMQRIKNGRVQRNARWTEAEIMRTLHEMTHQKVVSSEKWGAVPMTLENVKAMIAIVRKRKESLEHYAFYRKMLNSWERGDFSQAVDQHNLLWKWEDGTVGRATRLMSPAEEKQFVRSRFGSVDGTWRW
- a CDS encoding gamma-type small acid-soluble spore protein, which produces MAQDEKRFTVAGTDIEEVKKKNADSGMSYNEAKEWLALTTGGRGTNIYSDTDVEEVKRQNNLSQQRTGK
- a CDS encoding VOC family protein; this encodes MTIGIKNIGQIAVPVHDLKQAVAFYRDVLELPFLFEFPNLAFFDCGGVRLLISEPENEEVDHPSSIIYFRVEEIQQSYEKLVERNVEMVDEPHIIAEIDGVQTWMVFFKDPDGNMHGLMSETPSE
- a CDS encoding AraC family transcriptional regulator, yielding MKPVDTHDSHFILHAKSKTHHFEGEGALSLKTFANGRAFYEAGGGCYAVDETRYLLLNPGRYAITIEDEREVESFCLFFKDGFAGEVHDAVASTAEQGLDDPFRPPSKEIEWVQKTYPNDTCLMMLLRRLKTERNDEVRRDELMHDIMRRMLVIHMETKKEIERLPAMRPAVREEIYRRVATAHDFLEACYAQPLTLDTIAQTACLSANHLLKNYKAVHGKSPSQQLSEIRMREAKRLLADEDIAVTDIAFAVGFETASAFSKKFRRHTGCAPSVFRKKVRLDKPPRSR
- a CDS encoding NAD(P)/FAD-dependent oxidoreductase, which translates into the protein MNYDVIVIGGGPAGLMASVAAAESGAGVLLLEKGNKLGRKLAISGGGRCNVTNRKPIAELVKFIPGNGKFLYGAFSRFDNEAIIAFFEQLGISLKEEDRGRMFPVSDSAKSVVDALLRKMDELGVQARTNTPVEDVLYAGGAVKGVRLRTGEEIRSKSVILAAGGKSVPRTGSTGDGYAWARKAGHTITDLYPTEVPLVSDDPFIRNKTLQGLSLRDVAVSVHNPKGKVIKTHRWDMIFTHFGLSGPAVLRCSQYVVKALKKYETDAITVSIDAKPDEKEEQLFQQLLGTAKQEPAKAVKNVWKRVVPERYMLFLLEQVELSPETTFPQLPKQKVRRLAGMLKAFPIQVTGTLSIEKAFITGGGISLKEVDPKTMASKKAEGLYFCGEILDIHGYTGGYNITAAFVTGHAAGESAAMHSE
- a CDS encoding alpha/beta-type small acid-soluble spore protein, which codes for MAKRRILVPEARDEMDKLKQQVMADQGYPVDPNEPKNTKYAVARQEGVPLKKGYNGDLKAKEAGQVGGNIGGNMVRDLIKRAENSLGQKS
- a CDS encoding APH(3') family aminoglycoside O-phosphotransferase yields the protein MGKHLPPTIRRLIGALRMEKEIIGESGAEVYRVGNRYYLKVQPFGLPEPLSEERNKLVWLDGKLPVPKVVGYAVGDDGEYLLTTAVDGVHAASPAVGADPKFAVHALAAGLKQIHSVSLKACPFDETLTRKLTQAKERVMCGTVDETNFDESRAGKTASVLLEELVACRPDEEDLVFTHGDYCMPNILLNENGISGFIDWGRAGIADRYQDLGLAARSIVRNYGESWVEPFFYHYGIDRPEPEKIDYYQLLDEFF
- a CDS encoding aldo/keto reductase, which translates into the protein MDIRQTVTLANGVEMPQLGFGVYKIEEGNEVEHAVSTAIETGYRSIDTAAFYDNEIGVGKAVKASEVPREDLFITTKVWNDRQGYDETLRAFEESMSKLDMEYVDLYLVHWPVSGKYKETWKALETIYKEGRAKAIGVCNFKIHHLEDLMKDNEVNPMVNQVEFHPRLFQKELLDFCSGHDIQLEAWGPLMRGRILDDPTLMAIAERHGKTPAQVVLRWELQLGVVTIPKSVRDERIKSNADLFDFELSAKDMQQIAELNRNERTGPDPDDF